The following nucleotide sequence is from Acyrthosiphon pisum isolate AL4f chromosome A2, pea_aphid_22Mar2018_4r6ur, whole genome shotgun sequence.
tatattgtatttcatttaaaaacaacTTAATACAAGTTGTTAATAGTCTTAtaaccataaatataatattagataaatataatatgtttatatttatataaaaaaaataaaaatgattacctataataataaaccgatttacaaacataatatcataaaacaacACTACTTGATCTGTGTACGTgttctatttagtatttatacatGTATCATGTATGAACGATTTATGAATACAATCGAATGACAATCATGTTTTCACATAAGAAGTAAAAGTATAACAAAAAGTTAGTAAGtaatgatacaatatataaatattgtccatagtaattatttattcaatgagAGTTGCATTAACATTCGTACGGTTCAAAGGATAAACACGTTTTATAGTATCCAATAAGTACCTGCTCcatttccataaaaaataaattttttaaaaaaaaaataaacactgttaaaattaattttattgggaAATGTTCACGATTATCATGAAGTACGCCGTAGTCCTCTTTTAGCCATCACCTACACGCTGTTGTAAGTCACTGTACCAAGTGATGAAGTCCGTGTTTTTTAATGTACCGTTGGCGGGCTTCATCAATCAATTTTGCTTTCCTCTCCATGAATGATCCAACTCCAAAATTATTGGGTTCTGTTTTTTTggtctataaaattaaacaacaaaaatcataacaatataaaaggTACAACATaggtaaactataaataatctAAGAGTGAAACTTAATTTGTTCTCTTACTCGTGACCTACACAGTGGCATAACtatgggtggggggggggtggtgATGTGGATGATATATCACCCCCCAAAAcctttttttctacatttaaaatattcttggtacattatacatacctacataacaatattttcaaatttaaagtcaaattacccttcccctcaaaaaaaaaaataaagtcctAGTTACGATACTGGATCTACATAACTTGTATTACTCATCAAATGAGGGCAGAAttttaagcaaaataaaaatgggTTTGAAAACAAGTTAACAATTATGTTTACTTTTTGTGAAACAAATGTTAACTTCGAGTTAATGTTTGCACACTCttagttttctctctctggcccatgcGCAACATAGATACAACATAGATGACAAACaaccaaaatcatttttatttttttatgtttttagaacAACCACCAATTGTGGACAAAATTATTGATAGAAAAATTTTTGCAGGTTTGTCAAAtcaattattctaaatattgtctcaaaccaatttagataatttatcatttaagtttacaaaaaaaaaattcttattttttaagttgAATATAAACTCAATAATAAAACCGATATCACACTCAAAAatcattggaaaaaaaaaaaaacttgtcataattttttttgtctatgttgagtttggatttgaaaaaaaaataaatactgcatTGGTATCatcttaaatcaaatataatttatagactaaCTAACCCATTCATATAATGCATcgatatatcaaatttaaatacaaaactaaaaaataggaAAGACTTGCCATCATAACAATGTGCTCATCTTAgtgaatttcataataattactcaattaattctaaatattgactCAGTGCCCAGTGATGTAATCCTACATAAATAAACAGCTTCCTgtacttaattataatcatcttacatgttaatttttcaataaattctttTAGTATAATCCttcttacatatattttatttttactgggTCTTGATGATATCTCTGACCTTATCAAGCTttggtaaaacaaaatattctatattaaaaaaatattattatttatgtaaaaacaaatttgatgaGTGATGAACTCTGAACTCCAATGactaattgttaatatataatcattttaattaatcatatttattaaaaaatcatgtttatttattgaaatcataattaatgtatgtattccccaataagataaaaaaatattttgaatcaaaattgACATTTTAGCAAAACATGACTAGCTATATTAACattgaatacaaaatagtatttgaaaaaaaaattctcagttAGTCATAATAATACCTTTACATAGCTAtggtataagtaaatatataatttacatatgaCATGGCTTACCGTTGTTTTTGGTACTTTGGAAGACTGTGGCAATGGAGTAAACTTAATAGTGCCATCAAGTATATTTGTAATTGTTATATCAACACATCTTGTTCGccctatgaataaaaaaaatcattgaatgATATTGTCATGACATAAACTCAGgtcataaatcatatattatagtcatggGAGGATGACCAAGGCTCGTAAGTTCATACACTGAAATATGCTTGAAAATTATGCAACTATGatcttaaaaaatcattaatgaaaaaatgttattgagtcaatattttttatttaagacttGTAAGAATGATGAGTACTTTTTTGATCATgcgtttgataataattgtttttattggacTGTCAGGTTGACccttatttttatcatttaactatctatgaattgattttaatattaaaatatataaattaagtattgaagtattttaagttttcaaaaaaatgcagatttaaaattattgataactacataagtacatcaacattcaacaattaaaaataattttaaataaaaatgatgctctttaaatgaaaataaaaatcatgataATGGCAAAAATCTCCAAAtatgcagtcctgtaaagtatttgagtaaaagtattcaaatactttttaaagtattgaataactttttaaatactttcagcatgaagtattttgaatagtattttaaatacttttttttgtattaaatactttttggtattgaatactttggttttttatttcgaacattttatttttattattaattttatttacattttatttttgtcaactacaataatagaataatagttttatttagtattctgtatttctgtgttagctgaAGCCGAAaatttgtgaaaaccagatttctaaaaatagtcgTTGAATAagaatattccctttaaactattagcTAACTTTTAgacaacctactacctatgtgtttatattacgatagttagaaacccactttagaaaccaaaagtatttgaaaagtattccaaatacttaatttgagtagtatttgaaatactatacaattaaagtatttgagtagtatcttaaatacttaaaaaaaatgtatttgagtatttactcaagtactttttaaaagtattctttacaagactgcaaaTATGCAATGCACAAAATAACAATTCTTATATTAAATCTTGTTAACCTTGAAGCAAATTCATTTACATATAACCTAAAATGTAATACGACTTGGGAAGTTTGATGAGCAAATGCATAAACTTATACAGGTCTGGCAAGTTGCAGATTTAAACTTGATGGGTCATCAAATTTTGGTCAACTtagtaatatatgtaatataaaatttgaataactgaacaatgaaatataaatactaatatataataaatattatgtcttattgaAAAATGAGCTGTTAACTTTTTAGTGCTGGTTAAAATCCTAAAACTCGGTGGACCAATAACTTGCCTATTCCCGGCACGGAAactaaagaattttttttaaaaaaataagagctctggtaataacatttaaatgacaatttatattactttataagaAAGTTTATTATTTGGCTTACTAAGGTTGGCAACAACAACATTCTGGGGAACATATGGAAGAACATCAGTAACTTGTGCAGCCATTCTTAATATTTCAGGATCCTCTTCAAAATTATCCAGAGTTGCATGTTTGTTATGCTTTCTAGCATTATCGGccaattccaaaaaatatttttttttatattcttcctaaaaattaaaattagattattttattaggaaaaatcatagtatataaaatataacaaaattattctatgctaataattcaacatttttactatcATACTTTATCATTCTTTGTAATATTTGAAGTAGATATGTTGAGTTCTTGTGAAATGGCTATTTCCACCCTGGACATTAAAGTTTCATTAGATTCGTCTTCACATCTTCGAATCACCTCGAGAAGTCTGTagttgtttttgaaatattttgaatttgaatattaaattacataggtactaattaaaacAGTCGACAGCTAACTTACTTGTACTCAAATTTGGTgaatggaacaaaaaaaaaccaaaatacttCTGTAAAATTTTTTGATCCGAGcactgataaattaatatttgcaaATGATGGTCGAGTAATTGTTAAAACTACTGGTTGTAAATTGTCACTTATTAAGGCTGGTACATTAGAAAATCTagtgttttgataaaaaaaaaaaaacaattataaaagtatctaaaaataacattttaatatttacctaagtAAAGCACATTTTCCATTAGTAGAAGCTCCTTCTGGAAATAAGAGCAATGTTTTTTCATTATCGTTGGcaaaaaattgtttcaatacAGTGCTCTCCGTTGTATTATTGTCGTCAGTTAATGTAGATATCAGCCCAAAATACAATGCCACAGATCTACTGAATACAGTTGTTGGCTGAAAggtcgaaataaaaataaaaaactatgataatttataattgataattatgtacatacagtaaaacttcctgTTGCCAAGTGCAACGCAATATGATCaaataatgacaaataatttGAAACCAACACTCTGCTGTTCTTAATTGAAGAATTTTCTTTTTCAACAACAATTAATCCGAGAACACCAGACATCATTTTTAGAAGTGGTCTGTGAACATAAACCCAAGCCATTagtaaacaatcataataatatactatatacaatcaatttgtaaatttggTAATTTACCTGCGGATATTTGGGTAATTGCTCAAAATCACTGTTAAAAGTAATgcatttattgcaataaaaactCTTAAAACAACTAAGATAACTCCAAATGGAAAATAAGCAATTATTCCTAGTGTTTCGTTTACAGTCTTTGgaaacctaaaaattaaaaacattaaattattcattacgAAACATACATCACGGTTTATTAGcgtattaataaacatttctaaaaacttatttttaagtgtaatagctaaaatattttatgatcttAACTAATAATAAGAGTTTAATACATTGTACcgaaataatttacatacatttgtaTACATTCAACCTTACAAACAAAATATCCGACAAAATAAATCTAATCTTTTGACAGATTACGCAACCACAAATTTTGTTGTGTATTTTGTTATGATAGACACTACATACgtgtaaaaacaaaagaaaccAACTGAAAACTAGAATTCATAACATATatctaactataataattgcttACCTTGATTTTTCCACTAAATTTTCAACTTCGATATTGGGGCTCATTGTTCGAAAGATATTGTGTTGAtcttgaaacaaaatatataaatggacTTCCTGAATGTTTTCTTAACAGTGAAATTATTNNNNNNNNNNNNNNNNNNNNNNNNNNNNNNNNNNNNNNNNNNNNNNNNNNNNNNNNNNNNNNNNNNNNNNNNNNNNNNNNNNNNNNNNNNNNNNNNNNNNTATAAATAGACACTGAAGATCAAAAGTCagaaaggtgggcaagtggatgtcgctctgctgtacagtaggttacaaatgggtcactgtataatggatgttattaaatttgaattcaatgatataatatcattgtacaagaaaaacgattctgagcggagacggtgtgtcagtctaggtataagacatattatatactatggttattggttatggtattaaaaaaaaaattgacctatagtaagtacctataataaattccaaattaatcatatcacaatatccattaggtaattataatgcgttatacatcaacaacaaaccgtgacactatcataaatataaaatagtatactttagaaatttcaagtacccacgaataatattatacaatcacaacaaaataactaaaatagttattctaggttttttaacatgtaatttcgtccaaattcgagcttataatatgaaattgtccgtaaacagctcaaaacaagtcaaaatattttgaaaattttatcaagtataagaattaataaaataaacattcagttaaattttcatgtatctacagttattcgtttttgaattacaacaaaataagaaaatttattgctacatgagaaattgagtgaatatccaatgttgcaaaaatttgaatttcaaatgctcataaaaatttaatttgattttcttatagacttcttttttttaattaaggtagataatcttataaggaatcttgtaatacattttaaaatcttaggtttaaaaagaaaaatttttacgaactcttaactcaaaataatttgctaattttcatgatgttttcatattttgtcaatttttgaactttaaatgcttataaaaaaaattgtgacaatggatttgtaatatttttcatatgtttttgaaacaatatattaggatccttctattaaattttcaagcttttctacccaacaaataaagttttattgatattttagaataaaaaacaaaaacaaattggaaactgaaaatgttcctaaacagctcaaaataagtcaaaatatttttaaaaagacatCGTGTCTAGAAAATGCTGACATAAACAAcaagtgaaaatttcatgtatctacggtcacttgttttaaaccaaaaaccaaaatcaattttcttgaaaacagattttgcgtaaaaattcccgtttttccttaatttttcttttgttttttacggcgcttttgaaaactactgggaaatttttacttttgacccccccaagtacaaactagattcactttcctatcagaaaaaatactgttgaagaaaatctaagcacttttactgtcctaaaaagtgatgatagacgcaaaaaaataaaaaataaaaataaaaaaaacacacatcattgtaaaattaatatattcatcgttccactcagaatctaaaacattaaaGTAAATTGTGTTGTTCGTCAAGTCTTTTTTTAAGTATGAAAAGTTCTTTTCCAGAAATTTCATGTCCAAAATGAAAATTCcaattatcgttatttttattgtatctacctatattagaataaataataaggagGACTCCATAAACCAAACATTAAATGCACATACGAAGGGTATGTGAAGCACATGAAATAATAAGGGtatttttaacaataggtaCTACCAAATATgtttatagcaatattatatagatagtctatattattattatttatattcacataggtatcagaatttattatttttagtagcgGTACGACGGTATTTAGAGAAAATCAATGAAGTTTATGGTTCATCACATTGAAAACCACCATCAATATCatatcttatattatgatagtattattaataactatcttatgttacatattttttttttttcagtaaaaattagtgagtataattaatgtttattgtaatattcttaattttccCTCTTCTATTTCGTTCCAACCAGATGACAAATCCAAATGTAGTTGGAATACACAGTGTTTATAATTGGTTCCGGTTCTTATTTATTAGAATCATAATTTAGTTGattaaaactttgaatattatgtaataaaaattcaatcatGTGATTAATCTCATTATGGACTAAAATATCGTATAGTGCTTTAATGTTTTGAAATGCTATTATTAACCTTACTGGCATTTAATAAGTTACCTTTAATTgcctattattgtatttcttaatattgtatgtgttcaGTGTCCACTTTTTATTCATACCAAGTGGCATATCCAATCCAGGCCTGTAGCCAGGGAGTGGGATATTTCGAATAAATTTGGCCatataatcttttattttatacagtatcGGCAATATTCATCCATGCACCTGCCCCCGGGACTATCCACAggaaatactttataatatgtagaagaGTGCCAACGTCGTATAATTATCATATGCATACATTACAGTCACTAACACAACATAACTAACATACTATCTGACAACAAAGGCTACTAACCCACTTGTTTTAGCCTTCAGCCTACACTTTAAGAAAATTAactaatgaattaatataattaatcagaTTGTGGAGACAGTATAAGTCACCGGTGTAAGAATACTTGCACTTCTTCGCAACCCGGTTTGACATGGCCTCCAGTTGCCCCTGCCTGACTCTCCTTGAACTCtctgatacaaaaaaaaatctagataTTAACTGAGGGACCATAGTTGCGTGGCGAAGACAACATGACAGTTATTAGCATGTCCGGTCTCAACCCATAGAGGCCATTGTCGACGCAGATCAGTCTCCTCCAGTTTTCCCACACGTCGCACTCGAAGAATGTATGCCTGCAGATGTATGTCCGGTGCAAAGTCGCATTGATAGCCTTTATCCGATTCGTGAACGTGGAATCAGTGTGTGAAACAGCCATGACCCGAGAGCATTTGTGAAAAATGAAACATGGGCTCGCCAAAACTATATGGGACATCTATCTACTAATGTCACCTACCAGCCTAAGCGTCCATCTGTCGTCCGTTGGAGCAACCGCTGCACTCCCTTTGCCGACTGGAAACGAGAGTCCGTTGTGTATCTCCGATCGTACTATATCAAGTAGTTGGATGGGCGGGATTCCTGAAATTACCACCACCACCGTATGGCACTGTATTGTAGCAGCACACCATCCTAACTCTTACTTATTTAATcatgatataatactataataatactctaTAATCAATGTAtggaaaattgtttatacatagttatatattaatttaaacattatcgtTTACAGTTGACTTGcgtacgtattattttattttttatttatatgtatttatcaggtacctacctacataataatattatattgcatgaaacttatttttttaaatgttgtattctGGTTGGAGTGAAGaaagtatcaatataatattggtagggttctaaattataaatcatgataattcataataaaccataagttttcatattttataacttatgagtaacgttaacattaaaaaaattttttatgtagtCGATCTGGGTACGtaatgattatgtatttttattgaattagtaGTTTAATGTGAAATTTCCAATTAGTACTAACACAATGCTTGTGCTTGGAACTAAAATATNNNNNNNNNNNNNNNNNNNNNNNNNNNNNNNNNNNNNNNNNNNNNNNNNNNNNNNNNNNNNNNNNNNNNNNNNNNNNNNNNNNNNNNNNNNNNNNNNNNNTAATGAAAAATTCACAATGGAGActtcatgaaattttaagtttggagatacatataaataaaaacaatcctTTAAGAGGATCTTCGTATATTCCATTACCCAAAGACATTCAAGATAAACATGCTGttataaatgtcaaaaatacagaAGACAACAAATGTTTTCTTTGGGCAATACTCTCCGCCTTACATCCTGCTAAAAAAGATGGGCAAagagtaaataaatatgaaaaatgggAACATGATTATGatgaagtatttaaaacatCTAATATACAATTTCCAGTAAGTACCAAAGATGTtccaaaatttgttaaattaattgacAATTTATCTGTTAATATTTACTACCTAGAAGAAATAAGTGAAGATAATCATATAGTTGAACCATTAGAAATAAGTCCAAAcgaaaaaacaaatcatataaatttgttgtatttaagTGAGGATAAAGATTATAAAGAGATTAATGGTCATTATTGTTGGATTAAGGATTTATGGACACTTTGTGGaagacaaataacaaaaaatgggCATCatagatttttatgtaaaatgtgtttaaatagtttcaaagatgaaaaaaaattaaatgaacataaacattattgttctaaaaataaagcAGCTAAAATAGATTTACCAGAACCTTATGACAAAACtttagaatttgaaaattataataaatcgttaAGAGTCCCTTTTACAATTTTTGCTGACTTTGAAACTACCCTACAACCAATCTACTCATGTGAACCAAGTGATGGAGAGTCTTTTACTAATTGTTACCAGAAACATATAcccaataatttttgttattatgttaaatatagtaATGGAGATTATAAGCCACCTGTAGAATATTCTGGTCCAAACGTAGCTcatgaattttataaatgtatgttatatgaAGAAAAActtatttctaaatatatgacaaaatattcCTATAGAAACATTGAATGCAgacaattaaataaacattttaataaatctgaCANNNNNNNNNNNNNNNNNNNNNNNNNNNNNNNNNNNNNNNNNNNNNNNNNNNNNNNNNNNNNNNNNNNNNNNNNNNNNNNNNNNNNNNNNNNNNNNNNNNNNNNNNNNNNNNNNNNNNNNNNNNNNNNNNNNNNNNNNNNNNNNNNNNNNNNNNNNNNNNNNNNNNNNNNNNNNNNNNNNNNNNNNNNNNNNNNNNNNNNNNNNNNNNNNNNNNNNNNNNNNNNNNNNNNNNNNNNNNNNNNNNNNNNNNNNNNNNNNNNNNNNNNNNNNNNNNNNNNNNNNNNNNNNNNNNNNNNNNNNNNNNNNNNNNNNNNNNNNNNNNNNNNNNNNNNNNNNNNNNNNNNNNNNNNNNNNNNNNNNNNNNNNNNNNNNNNNNNNNNNNNNNNNNNNNNNNNNNNNNNNNNNNNNNNNNNNNNNNNNNNNNNNNNNNNNNNNNNNNNNNNNNNNNNNNNNNNNNNNNNNNNNNNNNNNNNNNNNNNNNNNNNNNNNNNNNNNNNNNNNNNNNNNNNNNNNNNNNNNNNNNNNNNNNNNNNNNNNNNNNNNNNNNNNNNNNNNNNNNNNNNNNNNNNNNNNNNNNNNNNNNNNNNNNNNNNNNNNNNNNNNNNNNNNNNNNNNNNNNNNNNNNNNNNNNNNNNNNNNNNNNNNNNNNNNNNNNNNNNNNNNNNNNNNNNNNNNNNNNNNNNNNNNNNNNNNNNNNNNNNNNNNNNNNNN
It contains:
- the LOC100159038 gene encoding ancient ubiquitous protein 1; protein product: MSPNIEVENLVEKSRFPKTVNETLGIIAYFPFGVILVVLRVFIAINALLLTVILSNYPNIRRPLLKMMSGVLGLIVVEKENSSIKNSRVLVSNYLSLFDHIALHLATGSFTPTTVFSRSVALYFGLISTLTDDNNTTESTVLKQFFANDNEKTLLLFPEGASTNGKCALLRFSNVPALISDNLQPVVLTITRPSFANINLSVLGSKNFTEVFWFFFVPFTKFEYKLLEVIRRCEDESNETLMSRVEIAISQELNISTSNITKNDKEEYKKKYFLELADNARKHNKHATLDNFEEDPEILRMAAQVTDVLPYVPQNVVVANLRRTRCVDITITNILDGTIKFTPLPQSSKVPKTTTKKTEPNNFGVGSFMERKAKLIDEARQRYIKKHGLHHLVQ